A single region of the Austwickia chelonae genome encodes:
- the ychF gene encoding redox-regulated ATPase YchF, with protein MALTIGIVGLPNVGKSTMFNALTKNNVLAANYPFATIEPNVGVVPLPDPRLDQLAGVFGSERTIPATVSFVDIAGIVRGASEGEGLGNKFLANIREADAICQVIRAFVDDDVTHVDGKVDPSSDIETINTELILADLQTLEKAVPRLEKEVKAKKADKALLDAALAARKILEAGDTLFSKKDRIDLAELRELGLMTTKPFLYVFNVDEDQLVDEEEKTRLQALVAPVEAVFLNAKLEMELTELEPEEAQELLESVGVDEPGLDKLAHTGFRTLGLQTYLTAGPKEARAWTIRQGWTAPQAAGVIHTDFQRGFIKAEVVGFEDLLAAGSMAEAKAAGKVRMEGKDYVMADGDVVEFRFNV; from the coding sequence GTGGCTCTCACCATCGGCATCGTCGGACTCCCCAACGTCGGCAAGAGCACTATGTTCAACGCATTGACGAAGAACAACGTGCTCGCCGCGAACTACCCCTTTGCGACCATCGAACCGAATGTCGGCGTGGTCCCCCTGCCTGACCCGCGGCTCGATCAGCTCGCCGGGGTCTTCGGCAGCGAGCGGACGATCCCCGCAACGGTGTCCTTCGTCGACATCGCCGGCATCGTGCGCGGCGCCAGCGAAGGCGAGGGGCTGGGCAACAAGTTCCTCGCGAACATCCGCGAGGCCGACGCCATCTGCCAGGTCATCCGGGCTTTCGTCGACGACGATGTCACCCACGTCGACGGCAAGGTCGACCCGAGTTCGGACATCGAGACCATCAACACCGAGCTGATCCTCGCCGACCTGCAGACCCTGGAGAAAGCCGTCCCGCGGTTGGAGAAAGAGGTCAAGGCCAAGAAGGCAGACAAGGCCCTGTTGGATGCGGCGCTCGCGGCTCGGAAGATCCTTGAGGCCGGGGACACCCTGTTCAGCAAGAAGGACCGGATCGATCTGGCCGAGCTGCGTGAACTGGGCCTGATGACGACCAAGCCCTTCCTGTACGTCTTCAACGTCGACGAGGACCAGCTGGTCGACGAGGAGGAGAAGACGCGCTTGCAGGCGCTGGTGGCTCCGGTGGAAGCGGTCTTCCTGAACGCGAAGCTGGAGATGGAACTGACCGAGCTGGAGCCCGAAGAGGCCCAGGAGCTGCTGGAGTCGGTCGGGGTGGACGAGCCCGGGCTGGACAAGCTGGCGCACACCGGATTCCGCACCTTGGGTCTGCAGACCTATCTGACGGCCGGACCGAAAGAGGCCCGCGCCTGGACGATCCGGCAGGGATGGACTGCCCCGCAGGCGGCCGGTGTCATCCACACCGACTTCCAGCGCGGCTTCATCAAGGCCGAGGTCGTCGGCTTCGAAGACCTGCTCGCGGCCGGATCGATGGCCGAGGCGAAAGCTGCGGGCAAGGTCCGGATGGAGGGCAAGGACTACGTGATGGCCGACGGTGACGTGGTCGAGTTCAGGTTCAACGTCTGA
- the rmuC gene encoding DNA recombination protein RmuC: protein MTGSPLGSFIALVCTAALGAVIAWLLATRRQAAQIAALTTERNILHEREAHYAERLAQVQSTVDEDNATAAALAPLRDAMLRVERQVGVLERDRVEQYGQVAERLAEVSTQTHALRRQTAGLAGALNSSQVRGAWGETQLRRVCEHSGMLPHCDFDEQVSAVSDHEATVRPDLLVRLPGERCLVVDAKAPLTAFLAAQADDLPGSRRSELLTDHAKALRAHVETLSAKRYWSAFSTSPEMVICFVPADAMLAAALSADPGLYDTAQSRKVVLASPATLLALLRSVAFAWRQDALATSARDLLALGEELYERLSTLHEHLSKMGGSLRRSVDHYNGLVGALEGRVFVTARRMHDMGLAGKPLAEVSPVEATPRPITAAELLSAQESGQAPEKPQGLPRLTSPDSPSAQRSTA, encoded by the coding sequence ATGACCGGTTCGCCTTTGGGTTCCTTCATCGCGCTGGTGTGTACAGCGGCATTGGGCGCTGTCATCGCCTGGCTGCTCGCGACCCGCCGGCAGGCCGCGCAGATCGCAGCGTTGACGACGGAGCGGAACATCCTGCACGAACGGGAGGCCCACTACGCAGAGCGGCTCGCTCAGGTCCAGTCCACCGTCGACGAGGACAATGCCACGGCGGCCGCTCTGGCCCCCCTGCGAGATGCCATGTTGCGGGTGGAACGCCAGGTCGGTGTCCTCGAACGCGATCGGGTCGAACAGTACGGTCAGGTGGCCGAACGACTCGCCGAGGTCAGCACCCAGACCCACGCCTTGCGACGGCAGACGGCCGGTCTGGCCGGCGCGTTGAACTCCTCCCAGGTGCGTGGCGCCTGGGGCGAGACCCAGTTGCGTCGGGTGTGCGAACACTCCGGGATGCTGCCGCACTGCGATTTCGACGAGCAGGTCAGTGCGGTCTCCGACCATGAGGCGACAGTGCGCCCGGATCTGCTGGTGCGGCTGCCGGGGGAGCGGTGCCTCGTCGTGGACGCCAAGGCCCCGTTGACAGCTTTTCTGGCCGCCCAGGCCGATGATCTACCCGGCTCTCGACGGTCCGAGCTCCTCACCGACCACGCCAAGGCGTTACGCGCGCACGTCGAAACGCTTTCCGCGAAGAGATATTGGTCGGCTTTCTCCACGTCACCGGAGATGGTGATCTGTTTCGTCCCGGCGGACGCGATGCTCGCCGCGGCGCTTTCCGCCGACCCCGGCCTGTACGACACGGCCCAGTCACGCAAGGTCGTCCTGGCCAGCCCGGCGACCTTGTTGGCGCTGCTACGCAGCGTGGCCTTCGCCTGGCGGCAAGATGCTCTGGCGACCAGTGCCCGTGACCTGTTGGCCCTCGGGGAAGAGCTCTACGAAAGGCTCTCCACCCTGCACGAACATCTGTCGAAGATGGGGGGCAGCCTGCGGCGCTCCGTCGATCACTACAACGGTCTCGTCGGCGCCTTGGAGGGGCGGGTCTTCGTGACGGCTCGACGCATGCATGACATGGGGCTGGCCGGGAAACCCCTGGCAGAGGTCTCCCCGGTGGAGGCAACACCGCGGCCGATCACCGCAGCAGAGCTGCTGTCAGCGCAGGAGTCGGGGCAGGCCCCGGAGAAGCCTCAAGGGCTGCCCCGGCTCACCAGCCCGGACAGCCCCTCAGCTCAGCGGAGCACTGCCTGA
- a CDS encoding glycosyltransferase, with translation MKVWVVAGEYPTPAHPGHGTFVADQVAALTAAGHQVRVIESLPPSLRPLANKAKPAARAVLSKVPKPKRHPRPRRGRARRMPVKAAVTALPAASTLPGQARRKLRPVPLKGAAASAARSATGAGRIVHDAVGTKVAVARMISQMKALMAREGKPDIIHAHNVFPAGVATERFAQDNYIPFIMTEHMTAYLRGQYSAGELALAGWVLDHSWWVVAVSSTQAKALPVSKERVTVVPNVVAVDDFRLRDVQAHARGPVVCIGKLTPHKRMDLMMRAYAELPEEVRAAHSLRIIGSGPDQARLTGIALSLGLGSGVLVGQRSRSQIIEEMAGAALLVSTSEVETFGVTMIEALAAGVPFVATDSGGPRDIWQPGLGHLVESTDPTEVARVIEEALTSPADRSADEARRASAVSRFGPTAIASSLEKIYRSALP, from the coding sequence ATGAAGGTCTGGGTCGTGGCCGGGGAGTACCCGACGCCCGCACATCCAGGACACGGCACATTCGTCGCGGATCAGGTGGCTGCCCTCACCGCAGCGGGGCACCAGGTACGGGTGATCGAATCCCTGCCGCCGTCCTTGCGCCCGCTGGCGAACAAGGCCAAACCTGCGGCACGTGCCGTGCTCTCCAAAGTCCCCAAGCCGAAACGTCACCCGCGTCCTCGCCGGGGCCGCGCACGTCGCATGCCGGTGAAGGCTGCCGTGACGGCGCTGCCTGCCGCGTCGACCCTGCCAGGGCAGGCGCGACGGAAACTACGCCCGGTCCCGTTGAAAGGTGCTGCTGCTTCTGCTGCTCGTTCCGCGACCGGCGCCGGCCGTATCGTGCACGACGCTGTCGGGACGAAGGTCGCTGTCGCCCGCATGATCTCGCAGATGAAGGCGCTCATGGCCCGGGAAGGCAAACCGGACATCATTCACGCCCACAATGTTTTCCCGGCCGGGGTGGCGACGGAGCGTTTCGCGCAGGACAACTACATCCCCTTCATCATGACCGAGCACATGACCGCCTATCTGCGTGGTCAGTACTCCGCCGGTGAGCTTGCGTTGGCCGGGTGGGTGCTCGACCATTCCTGGTGGGTCGTCGCTGTCAGCTCCACCCAGGCGAAGGCGCTTCCGGTGTCGAAGGAACGGGTCACGGTGGTGCCCAATGTCGTCGCTGTCGACGACTTCCGGCTCCGAGATGTCCAGGCACATGCCCGCGGACCGGTGGTCTGTATCGGCAAACTCACCCCGCACAAGCGCATGGACCTGATGATGCGGGCCTACGCCGAACTGCCTGAAGAGGTGCGGGCCGCGCACTCGCTGCGGATCATCGGATCCGGCCCGGACCAGGCCAGGTTGACCGGCATCGCTCTCTCCTTGGGCCTCGGATCGGGGGTGCTCGTCGGCCAGCGCAGCCGTTCTCAGATCATTGAGGAGATGGCCGGGGCTGCGCTGCTCGTCTCTACCAGCGAGGTGGAGACCTTCGGGGTGACCATGATCGAGGCGCTCGCCGCCGGGGTACCTTTTGTCGCCACCGACAGCGGTGGCCCTCGCGACATCTGGCAGCCCGGGCTGGGGCACCTGGTCGAGTCGACCGACCCGACCGAAGTGGCGCGGGTCATCGAGGAAGCGTTGACTTCGCCGGCCGACCGTTCTGCGGACGAAGCCCGCCGGGCTTCGGCGGTCTCCCGCTTCGGGCCGACGGCGATCGCTTCCTCATTGGAGAAGATCTACCGGAGCGCGCTTCCCTGA
- a CDS encoding oligosaccharide flippase family protein, with protein MTEPAHSQSPPSPGRLARLSSLARLGDGGAGRHVAQLGGGTAVVMAIQLGAQVLLGHWYSDAEFATFRNLVAFATIVAMVATLRLEMTIPLAEDEKGADDITRLVIVLATGASLLCLPIAVALAVGGWAVPEEYRLSVLIAPLVVWASACFTALRAYQSRKKQFRQMSDANIAGTVFTAGTQVGLGGVGFTSTGLGLGYGLGRLAAVSMMIRRSTLPLRGRVDFGLIRAWKQFPTWMLLPAVLNAVTVGAVSPLVTMLYGPNFAGQFGFAQMLLAVPVAMLGQAVASVFYVRFAAMQRDSQDTSQAMVRLATVLMGIALMIFVPVTLLGREAFNLIWSDGKWETAGFICGIMAPYLMVNFVSSPLSGYAAVKNEVRRQFLLSWIEAGLRIPALALGLWWGGPYLGILAYSVAGLLICLYWTLWVMTLSGAGLARAWGAVTIPLVVALLSSVWSFEGRVLVDQMAYVGVSLAVSVIAAGVGGLSVVKALRA; from the coding sequence GTGACCGAACCCGCTCATTCACAGAGCCCCCCTTCACCGGGGAGGCTCGCCCGCCTGTCGTCCCTGGCTCGACTCGGGGACGGTGGTGCTGGGCGCCATGTCGCCCAGCTCGGCGGTGGCACTGCCGTCGTCATGGCCATCCAGCTGGGAGCGCAGGTCCTCCTCGGTCATTGGTATTCGGACGCCGAATTCGCCACCTTCCGTAACCTCGTCGCCTTCGCCACGATCGTCGCCATGGTCGCGACCCTGCGCCTGGAAATGACGATTCCGCTGGCAGAGGACGAAAAAGGCGCCGATGACATCACCCGGTTGGTCATTGTCCTCGCCACGGGAGCCTCCCTGCTGTGCCTCCCGATCGCGGTCGCCCTGGCCGTCGGGGGATGGGCCGTCCCGGAGGAGTACCGGCTCTCCGTGCTGATCGCGCCTCTCGTGGTGTGGGCCAGCGCCTGTTTCACCGCGTTGCGGGCCTACCAGAGTCGCAAAAAGCAGTTCCGGCAGATGAGCGACGCCAATATCGCCGGAACAGTCTTCACCGCAGGCACCCAGGTCGGCCTCGGTGGTGTGGGGTTCACCTCCACCGGACTGGGGCTGGGTTACGGGCTGGGCCGGCTCGCTGCTGTGTCGATGATGATTCGGCGCAGCACCCTGCCGTTGAGAGGTCGGGTCGACTTCGGTCTCATTCGCGCATGGAAACAGTTCCCCACGTGGATGTTGCTACCAGCAGTGCTCAACGCGGTCACCGTCGGAGCAGTGTCTCCGCTGGTGACGATGCTCTACGGACCGAACTTCGCCGGCCAGTTCGGTTTCGCCCAGATGCTGCTGGCCGTCCCTGTGGCGATGCTCGGACAGGCCGTCGCCAGCGTCTTCTACGTGCGTTTCGCCGCGATGCAACGCGACTCCCAGGACACCTCCCAGGCGATGGTGCGACTCGCCACGGTGCTGATGGGGATCGCCCTGATGATCTTCGTCCCGGTCACCCTGCTCGGGCGGGAGGCCTTCAACCTGATCTGGTCCGACGGCAAATGGGAGACCGCCGGATTCATCTGCGGAATCATGGCCCCCTATCTGATGGTCAACTTCGTCTCTTCCCCCTTGTCAGGATATGCCGCGGTGAAGAACGAGGTTCGACGACAGTTCCTGCTGTCCTGGATCGAGGCCGGACTGCGGATCCCCGCGTTGGCGCTCGGGCTCTGGTGGGGTGGCCCCTACCTGGGGATCCTGGCCTACAGCGTCGCCGGCCTGTTGATCTGTCTCTACTGGACCCTGTGGGTGATGACCCTTTCCGGGGCCGGGCTGGCCCGCGCATGGGGCGCAGTCACCATCCCTCTCGTCGTCGCATTGCTGTCCTCGGTATGGTCGTTCGAAGGCCGTGTCCTGGTCGACCAGATGGCATATGTAGGGGTGTCCTTGGCTGTCTCGGTCATCGCAGCCGGGGTCGGCGGTTTGAGCGTCGTGAAGGCTCTACGTGCATGA
- a CDS encoding sugar transferase, whose product MTMPRGARPPRDDMGPVPPHGSHVTSLDSPSTKRAFDAACATVGLIVSSPVMAAIAVAVAVESPGGVLFRQERVGLNGKTFRIHKFRTMAASHDGKLVSASGDARVTKVGRVLRASKLDELPQLIDVLRGEMSLVGPRPEVPVFVRQWPEELRPLILSVRPGITDPGSIVFRNEAEELAAAEDPERHYVDSILPRKARLYAEYVRNRSFLGDLRLIGSTVKVVAKG is encoded by the coding sequence ATGACGATGCCCCGCGGAGCACGCCCGCCTCGGGACGACATGGGTCCGGTGCCACCGCACGGCAGCCACGTGACCTCGCTCGACTCGCCCAGTACGAAGCGCGCTTTCGATGCAGCCTGCGCCACGGTGGGGCTCATCGTGAGTTCGCCGGTGATGGCGGCGATCGCGGTGGCAGTAGCGGTCGAGAGCCCTGGGGGAGTGCTCTTCCGCCAGGAACGAGTCGGCTTGAACGGTAAGACCTTCCGGATCCATAAATTCCGGACGATGGCGGCCTCTCACGACGGGAAGCTGGTCAGCGCCAGTGGTGACGCCCGAGTCACCAAGGTCGGTCGGGTGCTGCGGGCCAGCAAGCTCGACGAACTGCCTCAGCTCATCGATGTGCTGCGTGGCGAGATGAGCCTGGTCGGTCCCCGCCCGGAAGTGCCTGTTTTCGTGCGGCAGTGGCCCGAGGAGCTACGTCCGTTGATCCTCTCGGTACGGCCGGGGATCACCGACCCCGGAAGTATCGTCTTCCGCAACGAGGCCGAGGAACTGGCTGCGGCAGAGGATCCCGAACGTCACTATGTCGATTCGATCCTTCCTCGGAAGGCGCGGCTCTACGCCGAATATGTGCGTAACCGCAGTTTCCTCGGGGATCTCCGCCTCATCGGATCCACGGTGAAGGTCGTGGCCAAGGGCTGA
- a CDS encoding DegT/DnrJ/EryC1/StrS family aminotransferase, which yields MSQDSFIPFALPDIGEEEIEAVVTAMRSGWLTTGPNAAAFEREFADFLGGGVTAIAVNSATAGLHLALEACGIGPGDEVIVPDWTFTSTAEVVRYLDADPVMVDVDPDTLCIDYAAAAAAVTERTKAVMPVHFAGLPVDRKATAAFAREHGLKVIEDAAHSLPTYSQGQLVGQGESDAVVFSFYATKTMTTGEGGMVVVRDEDVARRIRTMRLHGINRDVFDRYRSTKPSWFYEVVEAGYKYNLTDPAAAMGRVQLRRQPQMAAARKALAERYLEAFADLPVDLPAEPDVPGSTHAWHLFVMKLRGDAPIDRDTFIARMAEAGVGCSVHFIPLHRQPYYRERYSLTAEQFPVAEGEFARAVSLPLFSSMTEDQRERVVDAVREVLS from the coding sequence GTGAGCCAGGATTCGTTCATCCCCTTCGCTCTGCCGGACATCGGCGAAGAGGAGATCGAGGCCGTGGTGACGGCCATGCGTTCCGGATGGCTGACCACCGGACCGAATGCCGCTGCTTTCGAGCGGGAATTCGCTGATTTCCTTGGTGGCGGGGTCACGGCGATCGCAGTCAACTCGGCGACGGCAGGTCTGCATCTCGCCCTGGAGGCGTGTGGGATCGGTCCTGGGGACGAAGTCATTGTGCCCGACTGGACCTTTACGTCCACCGCAGAGGTTGTCCGCTATCTCGACGCCGACCCGGTGATGGTTGATGTCGATCCGGACACGCTGTGCATCGATTATGCGGCGGCTGCCGCTGCGGTGACCGAGCGGACGAAAGCCGTCATGCCGGTGCATTTCGCCGGGCTTCCGGTCGACCGGAAGGCGACGGCGGCCTTCGCGCGGGAGCACGGTCTGAAGGTGATCGAGGACGCCGCTCACTCCTTGCCGACGTATTCCCAGGGGCAGCTCGTCGGACAAGGCGAGTCCGATGCCGTGGTCTTCAGTTTCTACGCCACGAAGACCATGACCACCGGTGAAGGCGGGATGGTCGTCGTCCGGGACGAGGACGTGGCCCGTCGTATCCGCACGATGCGTCTGCACGGTATCAACCGTGATGTCTTCGACCGGTATCGCAGTACGAAACCCAGCTGGTTCTACGAGGTGGTCGAGGCGGGGTACAAGTACAACCTGACCGACCCGGCCGCAGCGATGGGGCGGGTGCAGTTGCGCCGGCAGCCGCAGATGGCGGCAGCTCGTAAAGCGCTGGCCGAACGCTATCTGGAGGCTTTCGCGGATCTTCCGGTGGATCTGCCGGCCGAGCCGGATGTTCCGGGGAGCACCCACGCCTGGCATCTGTTCGTGATGAAGCTGCGGGGCGATGCGCCGATCGACAGGGACACCTTCATCGCCAGAATGGCTGAGGCGGGGGTGGGGTGCAGTGTTCACTTCATTCCGTTGCACCGGCAGCCGTACTACCGTGAACGTTATTCCTTGACTGCGGAGCAGTTCCCCGTTGCTGAAGGTGAATTCGCTCGAGCGGTCAGCCTGCCGTTGTTCTCCTCGATGACCGAGGATCAACGGGAGAGAGTGGTCGACGCCGTACGGGAGGTCCTGTCATGA
- a CDS encoding O-antigen ligase family protein: MISKDMTQLDGTTDLTGKIMNRYPTAQKALVAVPLLAFAGPFASVMPGASGFPYFYRILWAIGLIIAIPLFLREVRRRTLPMVYSVMVLCWTVWAPITLLWSPAPSTGRTEILAGTLAMWGSWVVLVLTRGSSRSVRLLRHGWVLAFAVTMLFVTWEFFTGRHLGEITGVQEWTYSVYSVAGLDTNPNGLSNFMVAVVAVLCAQLVREVGGHRPHRKHIDAAENDTDIPPPVAPRTRTWRIIAIFGCLVLASYTVYLTGSRAGALALMMLFVGTAVWCLPTRRFLVPVALIVLTVGMPILQDTQLNQVRPARVTDQASRPNKSGRYQDNISADKKQADVASADKLRLDLTRLGLRYVEQNPVHGAGAGAALTLVAQDPDYQPGVPAAKKHVLNLHNTYLEIAVNYGLLGLLPIIAVILLTLQRLLRFRPLRRWWPDPLVFEGLGILLALAVTSVITSSSIGTPTFWLLGAYAAALAWNYEQVTRQADAAPEAAPAVLAHPEPTER, translated from the coding sequence ATGATCAGCAAAGACATGACTCAGCTCGATGGCACCACCGACTTGACCGGAAAGATCATGAACCGTTACCCGACAGCCCAGAAGGCTTTGGTGGCGGTCCCCCTCCTGGCCTTCGCAGGACCTTTCGCTTCCGTCATGCCCGGAGCTTCCGGATTTCCGTACTTCTACCGGATCCTGTGGGCCATCGGCCTGATCATCGCCATCCCCCTGTTCCTCAGAGAAGTCCGGCGGCGCACGCTGCCGATGGTCTACTCGGTGATGGTGCTCTGTTGGACGGTGTGGGCACCCATCACCCTGCTGTGGTCCCCCGCTCCGAGCACCGGACGCACCGAGATCCTCGCCGGAACCCTGGCCATGTGGGGCTCCTGGGTCGTGCTCGTCCTCACCCGAGGCAGCTCACGCAGCGTACGGCTCCTTCGGCACGGCTGGGTGCTCGCTTTCGCCGTCACCATGCTCTTCGTCACCTGGGAGTTCTTCACCGGCCGCCACCTCGGCGAGATCACCGGCGTCCAGGAATGGACCTACTCGGTCTACTCCGTCGCCGGGCTCGACACCAACCCCAACGGCCTGTCCAATTTCATGGTCGCCGTCGTCGCCGTCCTTTGCGCCCAACTCGTCCGCGAGGTCGGGGGCCACCGACCCCACCGGAAGCACATCGACGCCGCCGAGAACGACACCGACATCCCGCCACCGGTCGCACCCCGCACCCGCACCTGGCGGATCATCGCCATCTTCGGATGCCTTGTCCTCGCCAGTTACACGGTCTACCTGACCGGCAGCCGCGCAGGCGCGCTCGCCTTGATGATGCTCTTCGTCGGCACCGCTGTCTGGTGTCTACCCACCCGGCGGTTCCTGGTCCCGGTCGCCCTGATCGTCCTCACAGTCGGCATGCCGATCCTCCAAGACACCCAGCTCAACCAGGTCCGGCCTGCCCGGGTCACCGACCAGGCGTCGCGACCCAACAAATCAGGCCGTTACCAGGACAACATCAGCGCTGACAAAAAACAGGCCGATGTCGCTTCAGCTGACAAACTCCGCCTCGATCTCACCCGCCTGGGCCTGCGCTACGTAGAGCAGAACCCTGTCCACGGCGCCGGAGCCGGAGCCGCACTGACCCTGGTCGCCCAAGACCCTGACTATCAGCCCGGCGTCCCCGCAGCGAAGAAACATGTCCTGAACCTGCACAACACCTATCTCGAGATCGCCGTCAACTACGGCCTGCTCGGTCTGCTCCCCATCATCGCCGTGATCCTGCTGACTCTGCAGCGTCTGCTCAGGTTCCGCCCCCTACGCCGGTGGTGGCCGGATCCGCTGGTCTTCGAAGGCCTCGGCATCCTGTTGGCACTCGCGGTGACCAGCGTGATCACCAGTTCCTCGATCGGGACGCCAACGTTCTGGCTCCTGGGCGCCTATGCTGCCGCCTTGGCGTGGAACTATGAGCAGGTCACTCGTCAGGCCGACGCTGCGCCAGAAGCTGCGCCTGCAGTCCTGGCGCACCCCGAACCCACAGAAAGGTGA
- a CDS encoding glycosyltransferase family 2 protein: MKISVLSPVYNEQTHLPEMLNSLKAQTHEDWEVLFVDDGSTDDTVQLIRKAADEDPRVRLVAHGEKFGKAKAFNMAFEAATGEAVVLLAGDDRLPAGSLAVRAADIATCTPGDLGLSAYKLRSFSDDPEFDGMELPRGDATSASGGVLTFTRELAELVFPVPESLPSEDIWLGFAGPALTRRYIRNPVVVLEYRIHGGNSNPRGRDFDTMSASIAPRHEAWRLLLEQERFLLPAEDRAHLDALYQAEKSRREGKVLNILTQRGLSKAERGSLAAMSDARLWSLRQRFYKILSGRQGR, translated from the coding sequence GTGAAGATCTCCGTCCTCTCCCCGGTCTACAACGAGCAGACCCATCTTCCGGAGATGCTCAATTCCTTGAAGGCACAGACACACGAGGACTGGGAGGTCCTGTTCGTCGACGACGGTTCCACCGACGACACGGTCCAGCTGATTCGGAAAGCGGCGGACGAAGACCCGCGGGTCCGGCTGGTGGCACACGGTGAGAAATTCGGCAAAGCCAAGGCTTTCAACATGGCTTTCGAGGCCGCCACCGGAGAAGCGGTCGTCCTGCTCGCCGGGGACGACCGGCTCCCGGCAGGTTCCTTGGCAGTACGAGCTGCTGATATCGCCACCTGCACGCCCGGTGACCTGGGATTGTCCGCGTACAAACTCCGTTCCTTCTCGGACGACCCCGAATTCGACGGGATGGAGTTGCCTCGAGGTGACGCCACCAGCGCTTCCGGCGGAGTACTGACCTTCACCCGGGAGCTGGCGGAGTTGGTCTTCCCCGTCCCGGAGAGCCTGCCCAGCGAAGACATCTGGTTGGGCTTCGCCGGCCCCGCGCTGACCCGACGGTACATCCGTAATCCGGTGGTCGTTCTCGAATATCGAATCCATGGGGGCAACTCGAACCCCCGCGGACGTGACTTCGACACGATGAGCGCTTCGATCGCCCCTCGACACGAGGCCTGGCGTCTGCTGCTGGAACAGGAGCGTTTCCTGCTCCCGGCAGAGGACCGAGCCCACCTGGACGCCTTGTACCAGGCGGAGAAGTCCCGCCGTGAGGGGAAGGTCCTGAACATCCTTACTCAGCGCGGGCTGTCCAAGGCTGAGCGTGGCTCTCTCGCAGCCATGTCGGATGCCCGGTTGTGGTCACTGCGTCAGCGGTTCTACAAGATTCTCTCCGGACGCCAGGGCCGGTGA
- a CDS encoding glycosyltransferase has translation MKVLVLGRGVPGPRQPLLGIFEFQQAKALAAAGHQVVYGALDIRFVQHRRPWGVRRREVDGIPVVEVSLPLGRLQYRWGYRWVAAAWELLYRSAVRAHGAPDLVHSHFIGWSAAAARGRRRHDYRLVVTEHTSGLMADQVEPAMLEGAHIAYAEADAVITVSPGLQARVAALTGRDSVYIPNLVDAENFTRLPWKEHSPRRIVTVGNLIARKRVDALIEALAMSCLDDVHLSVIGRGPQLEEWKAKAVELGIQDRVVFEGSLSHAEIAEHFASADLFALVSRAETFGVVLIEAMAAGLPVLSTRSGGPEGFVAEETGVLTGHEVSQIAAGLEEAFGRGWDRTAIRSYAVDHHSPQVIAARLTEVYEQVSGARSA, from the coding sequence GTGAAGGTCCTCGTTCTGGGCCGGGGTGTTCCCGGACCGCGGCAGCCGCTCCTGGGCATTTTCGAATTCCAGCAGGCCAAGGCCTTGGCCGCTGCTGGGCATCAGGTCGTGTATGGAGCACTCGACATCCGTTTCGTCCAGCACCGCCGACCGTGGGGTGTCCGACGCCGCGAGGTGGACGGCATTCCTGTGGTGGAGGTGAGTCTTCCGCTGGGTCGTCTCCAGTACCGGTGGGGATACCGGTGGGTGGCAGCGGCCTGGGAACTGCTGTATCGGTCAGCGGTGCGGGCGCATGGCGCTCCGGATCTGGTCCACAGTCATTTCATCGGGTGGTCGGCCGCTGCTGCTCGGGGGCGGCGGCGGCACGACTACCGTTTGGTCGTCACCGAGCACACCTCTGGTCTGATGGCCGATCAAGTGGAGCCGGCCATGCTGGAAGGCGCACATATCGCTTATGCGGAAGCCGATGCCGTGATCACGGTCAGTCCCGGACTCCAGGCCCGGGTCGCTGCTTTGACCGGCCGTGATTCGGTGTACATCCCGAACCTGGTGGACGCTGAGAACTTCACCCGGTTGCCGTGGAAGGAGCACTCCCCCCGGCGGATCGTCACTGTGGGAAATCTGATTGCGCGCAAGCGTGTCGACGCCCTCATCGAAGCACTTGCGATGTCCTGTTTGGACGATGTGCATCTGAGCGTGATCGGGCGTGGGCCGCAGCTGGAGGAATGGAAGGCCAAGGCTGTCGAGTTGGGGATCCAGGACCGGGTCGTCTTCGAAGGTTCGTTGTCCCATGCCGAGATCGCCGAGCATTTCGCCTCGGCCGATCTGTTCGCTCTCGTCTCCCGGGCGGAAACCTTCGGAGTGGTCCTCATCGAAGCCATGGCTGCGGGACTTCCAGTGCTGAGTACCAGGTCAGGCGGCCCGGAAGGCTTTGTCGCCGAGGAAACCGGGGTGCTGACCGGGCATGAGGTGTCGCAGATCGCAGCAGGCTTGGAGGAGGCCTTCGGGCGCGGCTGGGACCGGACAGCGATCCGTTCCTATGCCGTCGATCACCATTCACCTCAGGTCATCGCAGCACGGCTGACCGAGGTCTATGAACAGGTCAGCGGCGCACGCTCCGCCTGA